The following are from one region of the bacterium genome:
- a CDS encoding cation:proton antiporter gives MGGLLLRDVLVIFLVAVPFIVLVHRLRLPALIGFLLTGALIGPHGIRLVEDAHRIEILAEIGVTLLLFTIGLEFSLASFAKLRTYVVKGGLLQIAGTVTAGIAVGWAMRWPVQQGVFFGCVIALSSTAVVLSALMNERMHESLPGRIGTGILILQDLAVIPMIALLPSLGPSESGEFWSHTLLHLGQIAVLFALTFVAIRFLAGGVLRIISKTRSRELFLITVIVFALGMAWITHQMSLSFALGAFLGGLMVGSTDFQGEALAEVSPFRYCFNSLFFVSIGMLLDFAFLRQNLATIALLVVLIPALKWAITTGSLLLLRAPLRISANVGILLGQIGEFSFLLATLGRTLNVIDFTFYQYIVATAVATMFATPLMVKWSLPLSERIARLPGLKKIGSSAEEWSLEEAVSAMKGHVIVCGFGPLGETLGRILDDYKIPHVILELNPETIERTKTAKPNIFFGDGASEDILYKSGIERAKMLAITIPDYFNNVATIRQARRLSGGISIIARAKYRKEVQDLYEAGADIVVSEELEGGIEMGRYALKELGIQQAEVDDYVRKVREFGSADFF, from the coding sequence ATGGGCGGGCTGCTCCTTCGCGACGTTCTCGTCATCTTTCTGGTCGCCGTCCCTTTCATCGTCCTGGTCCACCGCCTGCGGCTGCCCGCGCTGATCGGGTTTCTGCTCACGGGCGCCCTCATCGGACCGCACGGCATCAGGCTGGTGGAGGACGCGCATCGGATCGAGATCCTGGCCGAGATCGGCGTCACGCTCCTCCTCTTCACCATCGGCCTCGAATTCTCGCTGGCCTCCTTCGCGAAGCTCAGGACCTACGTCGTCAAGGGCGGCCTCCTTCAGATTGCGGGGACGGTGACCGCCGGCATCGCCGTGGGATGGGCGATGCGCTGGCCGGTTCAGCAGGGCGTCTTTTTCGGGTGCGTGATCGCCCTGTCCAGCACGGCCGTGGTGCTGTCGGCCCTGATGAACGAACGCATGCACGAATCCCTGCCGGGGAGAATCGGCACGGGCATCCTCATCCTGCAGGACCTGGCCGTCATTCCGATGATCGCCCTCCTCCCGTCGCTCGGTCCCTCCGAGTCCGGCGAGTTTTGGAGTCACACCCTTCTCCACCTGGGCCAGATCGCGGTCCTCTTCGCCCTCACGTTCGTCGCCATCCGCTTTCTCGCGGGAGGCGTCCTGCGGATCATCTCCAAGACGCGAAGCCGCGAGCTCTTTCTCATCACCGTCATCGTCTTTGCGCTGGGCATGGCGTGGATCACCCATCAGATGAGCCTGTCGTTCGCGCTTGGGGCCTTTCTCGGCGGGCTCATGGTGGGCAGCACCGATTTTCAGGGCGAGGCCCTCGCGGAGGTCTCGCCGTTCCGGTATTGCTTCAACAGCCTTTTCTTCGTCTCCATCGGCATGTTGTTGGACTTCGCGTTTCTGAGACAGAACCTGGCCACGATCGCCCTGCTCGTCGTCCTGATCCCCGCCTTGAAATGGGCCATCACCACCGGCTCCCTCCTCCTCTTGCGCGCGCCCCTTCGGATCTCCGCCAACGTCGGCATCCTCCTCGGACAGATCGGCGAGTTTTCCTTCCTGCTCGCGACCCTGGGACGCACCTTGAACGTCATCGATTTCACGTTCTACCAATACATCGTGGCGACGGCGGTCGCGACCATGTTCGCCACGCCGCTCATGGTCAAGTGGTCCCTTCCGCTTTCCGAGCGCATCGCCCGCCTGCCGGGCCTCAAGAAGATCGGATCGTCCGCGGAAGAATGGTCATTGGAGGAAGCGGTCTCCGCCATGAAGGGTCACGTCATCGTCTGCGGCTTCGGCCCCCTGGGGGAGACGCTGGGGCGGATCCTGGACGACTACAAGATCCCCCACGTCATTCTGGAATTGAACCCCGAGACGATCGAACGCACCAAGACGGCCAAGCCGAATATTTTTTTCGGGGACGGGGCCTCGGAAGACATCCTTTACAAGAGCGGGATCGAGCGCGCCAAAATGCTTGCGATCACGATCCCCGACTACTTCAACAACGTGGCGACCATCCGCCAGGCCCGCCGCCTGAGCGGCGGCATTTCCATCATCGCCCGGGCCAAATACCGGAAAGAGGTCCAGGACCTCTACGAGGCGGGGGCCGATATCGTGGTGTCCGAGGAACTGGAAGGCGGCATCGAAATGGGCCGGTAT